In Plantibacter sp. PA-3-X8, one DNA window encodes the following:
- a CDS encoding TetR/AcrR family transcriptional regulator: protein MDNTADDSFSSGPRRRLSWDARHAQLLDAFRDLIRTHDLADVTLARVAAHAGVTKPVAYDHFGDLSGLLSEVYRAFESHQRDALVAALARAPQDLTAVADLVAEAYIGCCIAEGIELAAVVSALRGSTTLSALRSEAELAYLEICREALEPWTGAIDPVPLSAIPGAGDALARSILSGALSTAQGSSTLAAVVRAVASASAVPDATRELGT, encoded by the coding sequence ATGGACAACACCGCGGACGATAGCTTCAGCTCTGGGCCGAGACGTCGCCTCTCGTGGGACGCGCGCCACGCGCAGTTGCTTGATGCGTTCCGCGACCTCATCCGTACGCATGACCTCGCGGACGTCACGCTGGCGCGGGTGGCTGCGCACGCCGGCGTGACGAAGCCCGTGGCCTATGACCATTTCGGCGATCTGTCGGGCTTGCTGTCCGAGGTCTACCGGGCCTTCGAATCCCATCAGCGAGACGCCCTGGTCGCGGCGCTCGCGCGTGCACCGCAGGATCTCACTGCCGTCGCGGACCTGGTCGCCGAGGCCTACATCGGCTGCTGCATCGCGGAAGGGATTGAGCTTGCAGCCGTCGTGTCCGCACTTCGCGGATCGACGACGTTGAGTGCCCTGCGGTCGGAGGCAGAGCTGGCGTATCTCGAGATCTGCCGCGAGGCGCTGGAACCATGGACCGGCGCAATCGACCCGGTGCCGTTGAGTGCCATCCCCGGCGCCGGGGACGCCCTCGCCCGAAGCATCCTGTCCGGGGCCCTCTCAACCGCCCAGGGCTCCTCGACCCTCGCCGCGGTGGTTCGGGCCGTCGCGTCGGCCTCGGCCGTTCCCGATGCGACTCGAGAGCTCGGCACCTGA
- a CDS encoding NAD(P)H-binding protein: MTSRDTTAATENASHDYSAAPTTRVFIFGITGRVGRLLATRLRARGVVVSGLTRSSLPAPALANGVTTVTGELGVATTEEITAMISDWDVIVFAAGSNAGPQSVTDDIDDAALQRVSEAVTASPGKRLILLSVMPEAWRERQLSDDEEHYFAVKKRAEVALTRQPIDWVILRPSLLTDDPARGTVALGPAELHDEITRADVATVLEALILEPNISRQILELNTGPTAITEAVGRIAHAYQA, from the coding sequence ATGACGTCACGAGACACCACCGCCGCGACCGAGAACGCATCCCACGACTATTCAGCCGCACCCACTACGCGCGTGTTCATCTTCGGGATCACGGGCAGAGTCGGTCGCCTCCTGGCGACCCGGCTCCGCGCCAGAGGTGTCGTCGTCTCAGGCCTCACGAGGTCGTCGCTGCCGGCTCCCGCCCTCGCCAATGGAGTGACGACCGTCACCGGCGAGCTCGGGGTCGCCACCACGGAGGAGATCACGGCGATGATCTCGGACTGGGACGTCATCGTCTTCGCGGCAGGGTCGAACGCCGGACCCCAGAGCGTGACGGACGACATCGACGACGCGGCGCTCCAGCGCGTGTCGGAAGCGGTCACTGCGTCACCGGGGAAGCGCCTCATACTGCTGTCCGTCATGCCGGAGGCTTGGCGCGAACGGCAACTGAGCGACGACGAAGAGCATTACTTCGCCGTCAAGAAGCGGGCGGAGGTCGCGCTGACCCGCCAGCCGATCGACTGGGTCATCCTCCGCCCGTCGCTGCTGACCGATGACCCGGCCCGGGGAACGGTCGCCCTGGGGCCCGCCGAACTCCACGACGAGATCACGCGCGCAGACGTGGCTACTGTCCTCGAGGCACTCATCCTCGAGCCGAACATCAGCCGACAGATCCTCGAACTGAACACCGGGCCGACCGCCATCACCGAGGCGGTCGGCCGCATCGCACACGCCTACCAGGCGTAG
- a CDS encoding aldo/keto reductase, giving the protein MKYTHLGRTGTAVSRIVLGTMNFGDRTSEEDSFAIMDRAFDLGVNFFDTANAYGGSAGRGATEEIIGRWFAARPGVRDDIVLATKVHSPMVAPNDDGSDVVNARGASAWQVRREAIASLERLQTDRIDLYQFHHIDRHISWQELWQAMEVLVARGEVVYTGSSNFAAWNIAQANEVASQRHFLGLVSEQSLYNLAQRSIELEVIPAAQHYGLGILPWSPLSGGLLSGGSSDKRARSGESRITEARAKQQDQLDAYDRFAAERGWTSASLGLAWLLHQPGVTGPIIGPRTIEQLESAVAAVDIELSADDLTALDELFPGPGGQAPEAYAW; this is encoded by the coding sequence ATGAAGTACACGCACCTCGGCCGCACGGGGACGGCGGTCTCCCGGATCGTGCTCGGCACGATGAACTTCGGCGACCGGACCAGCGAGGAGGACTCGTTCGCGATCATGGACCGGGCGTTCGACCTCGGCGTCAACTTCTTCGACACCGCCAACGCCTACGGCGGCAGCGCCGGTCGTGGGGCGACGGAGGAGATCATCGGCCGGTGGTTCGCAGCCCGTCCCGGCGTCCGTGACGACATCGTCCTGGCGACGAAGGTCCACTCGCCCATGGTCGCCCCGAACGACGACGGCTCGGACGTCGTGAACGCGCGTGGCGCGTCGGCCTGGCAGGTCCGTCGTGAGGCGATCGCGTCGCTCGAGCGCCTGCAGACGGACCGGATCGACCTGTACCAGTTCCACCACATCGACCGGCACATCTCCTGGCAGGAGCTGTGGCAGGCGATGGAGGTGCTCGTCGCGCGCGGCGAGGTCGTCTACACCGGTAGCTCGAACTTCGCGGCGTGGAACATCGCGCAGGCGAACGAGGTCGCATCACAGCGGCACTTCCTCGGCCTCGTCAGCGAGCAGTCGCTCTACAACCTCGCGCAGCGCTCGATCGAACTCGAGGTCATCCCCGCCGCGCAGCACTACGGGCTCGGCATCCTGCCCTGGTCGCCGTTGTCGGGCGGGCTGCTGAGCGGCGGCTCCTCCGACAAGCGCGCTCGATCGGGCGAGTCCCGCATCACCGAGGCCCGAGCCAAGCAGCAGGACCAGCTCGACGCCTACGACCGTTTCGCGGCCGAGCGTGGCTGGACCTCGGCGTCCCTCGGTCTCGCGTGGCTCCTGCATCAGCCCGGCGTCACCGGCCCGATCATCGGACCGCGCACGATCGAGCAGCTCGAGTCCGCCGTCGCAGCAGTCGACATCGAGCTGAGCGCCGACGATCTCACCGCCCTCGACGAGCTCTTCCCCGGCCCCGGTGGCCAGGCCCCGGAGGCCTACGCCTGGTAG
- a CDS encoding GNAT family N-acetyltransferase: MLSLTDVWPLFGLEIRTPRLVLRLVRDEDLPGLIEAALAGVHDPAVMPFSTPWTDQPREQLIRETARHLWTQRAGATPSSWTLNLAILLDGTPIGLQDIGARDFAVTRTVGSGSWLTQAQQGKGLGIEMRAGMLQFAFDHLDAQVAVSDAAVWNGASLGVSRRLGYRDNGLQRFIGRPGELVESQGLRLHRDEFVRPDWTAEVTGLDAARPMLHGEA, translated from the coding sequence ATGCTCAGCCTCACCGACGTCTGGCCGCTCTTCGGCCTGGAGATCCGCACGCCGAGACTCGTCCTGCGCCTCGTACGCGACGAGGACCTCCCCGGATTGATCGAAGCCGCCCTCGCCGGCGTCCACGATCCCGCCGTCATGCCGTTCTCCACGCCGTGGACCGACCAGCCGCGCGAACAACTCATCCGCGAGACCGCGCGGCACCTCTGGACCCAGCGTGCAGGCGCGACGCCGTCGTCCTGGACGCTCAACCTCGCGATCCTCCTGGACGGGACGCCGATCGGTCTGCAGGACATCGGCGCCCGCGACTTCGCCGTCACCCGGACGGTCGGGAGCGGTTCATGGTTGACGCAGGCGCAGCAGGGCAAGGGGCTCGGCATCGAGATGCGGGCGGGCATGCTGCAGTTCGCCTTCGACCACCTCGACGCGCAGGTCGCGGTGTCGGACGCGGCCGTCTGGAACGGCGCATCGCTGGGCGTCTCGCGACGACTCGGCTATCGGGACAACGGCCTGCAACGCTTCATCGGGCGGCCGGGCGAGCTCGTCGAGTCGCAGGGCCTCCGACTGCACCGCGACGAGTTCGTGCGACCCGACTGGACCGCCGAGGTCACCGGCCTCGACGCGGCACGACCGATGCTCCACGGCGAGGCGTGA
- a CDS encoding ABC-F family ATP-binding cassette domain-containing protein: MGYIDVSDLSYTLSDGRTLLDEVSFRVGEGAIAALIGANGAGKTTLLRIIRGELQPDSGVVSIDGGLGVMDQFVGRGDDDRTVRDLLVQVAPPRVRAAAEAVDRAELALMEDDVEATQMAYATTLAEYADAGGYDQEVLWDSCCEAALGVPYDRAQWRTLGTLSGGEQKRLVLEALFRGPEQVLLLDEPDNSLDVPTKRWLEGMLAETRKTVLLVSHDRELLAQAATRIITLEVGAAGSTTWTHGASFRSYHEARDARLDRLDELRRRWDEDRVKLRALVLRLREQAKFNDSMASRYRAAQTRLAKFEEAGPPEERPKDQQVTMRLRGARTGRRAIVCTGLELTGLMQPFDAEIWFGERIGVLGSNGSGKSHFLRLLAGGGTDPDPGAGHLAAAGDALVPVEHDGDAKLGARVQPGWFAQSHRHPELVGRTLLDILHRGDEHRSGLPREAASRVLDRYGLAGAAEQPFESLSGGQQARLQVLLLELSGATLLLLDEPTDNLDLVSAEALEQGLAGFEGTVIAVTHDRWFARGFDRFLVFGSDGRVQASDEPVWEETRVDRAR, encoded by the coding sequence ATGGGCTACATCGACGTCAGCGACCTCAGCTACACGCTGAGCGACGGACGGACCCTGCTGGACGAGGTCTCGTTCCGCGTCGGCGAAGGGGCGATCGCCGCGCTCATCGGAGCGAACGGCGCCGGCAAGACGACGCTGCTGCGGATCATCCGCGGCGAGCTCCAGCCCGACTCCGGGGTCGTCTCCATCGACGGCGGCCTCGGCGTGATGGACCAGTTCGTCGGTCGCGGTGACGATGACCGGACGGTCCGTGACCTCCTCGTCCAGGTCGCGCCTCCGCGGGTCCGTGCCGCGGCAGAGGCGGTCGACCGCGCCGAGCTCGCCCTCATGGAGGACGACGTCGAGGCGACCCAGATGGCCTACGCGACGACGCTCGCCGAGTACGCCGACGCCGGCGGGTACGACCAGGAGGTGCTCTGGGACAGCTGCTGCGAGGCGGCACTCGGGGTGCCCTACGACCGCGCGCAGTGGCGGACGCTTGGAACGCTGTCGGGCGGCGAGCAGAAGCGGCTCGTCCTGGAGGCCCTGTTCCGCGGCCCTGAGCAGGTCCTCCTCCTCGACGAGCCCGACAACTCGCTCGACGTCCCGACGAAGCGCTGGCTCGAGGGGATGCTCGCCGAGACCCGGAAGACGGTCCTCCTCGTCTCGCACGACCGCGAGCTCCTGGCACAGGCGGCGACCCGCATCATCACGCTCGAGGTCGGCGCGGCCGGCAGTACGACGTGGACCCATGGCGCGAGCTTCCGCAGCTACCACGAGGCCCGGGACGCCCGCCTCGACCGACTCGACGAACTCCGCCGGCGCTGGGACGAGGACCGCGTGAAGCTGCGCGCACTCGTGCTGCGTCTGCGCGAGCAGGCCAAGTTCAACGACTCCATGGCCTCCCGTTACCGCGCCGCGCAGACCCGACTCGCCAAGTTCGAGGAGGCCGGTCCACCTGAGGAGCGACCGAAGGACCAGCAGGTCACGATGCGCCTCCGCGGCGCACGCACGGGCCGCCGCGCGATCGTCTGCACGGGGCTGGAACTGACCGGCCTCATGCAGCCGTTCGACGCGGAGATCTGGTTCGGCGAGCGCATCGGCGTCCTCGGTTCGAACGGATCGGGCAAGTCGCACTTCCTCCGGCTGCTCGCCGGCGGTGGGACGGATCCCGATCCGGGCGCCGGACACCTCGCCGCAGCGGGCGACGCGCTCGTCCCGGTCGAGCACGACGGCGACGCCAAGCTCGGCGCGCGCGTGCAGCCGGGGTGGTTCGCACAGTCGCACCGGCACCCCGAACTCGTCGGCCGGACCCTGCTCGACATCCTGCACCGCGGCGACGAACACCGGTCGGGGCTCCCCCGCGAGGCCGCCAGCCGCGTGCTCGACCGCTACGGTCTGGCGGGCGCGGCCGAGCAGCCGTTCGAATCCCTGTCGGGCGGACAGCAGGCGCGCCTGCAGGTCCTCCTGCTCGAACTCTCCGGCGCCACGCTGCTCCTGCTCGACGAGCCGACCGACAACCTCGACCTCGTCTCGGCGGAGGCGCTCGAGCAGGGTCTGGCGGGTTTCGAGGGCACGGTGATCGCGGTCACCCACGACCGCTGGTTCGCGCGCGGCTTCGACCGCTTCCTCGTCTTCGGCTCCGACGGCCGGGTGCAGGCCTCCGACGAGCCCGTCTGGGAGGAGACCCGCGTCGACCGCGCGCGATAG
- a CDS encoding NUDIX domain-containing protein, with protein MSHFSVIPASYVFLRRDQSVLLQRRQNTGYMDDCWSAGAAGHVEFGETAASAAIREAREELGVQVAPEALSAVAVMQRTDGTANPMEQRVDWFFVCDVWGGEPLIREPIKCAELSWFRLDDLPLNLPAHERLALDALREGRGSAVLTFGF; from the coding sequence ATGAGCCACTTCTCCGTTATTCCCGCGTCGTATGTCTTCCTGCGCCGCGATCAATCAGTCCTGTTGCAACGACGGCAGAACACCGGCTACATGGACGACTGTTGGTCAGCGGGTGCCGCCGGCCATGTGGAGTTTGGTGAAACTGCGGCGTCTGCCGCAATCCGCGAGGCGAGAGAAGAACTTGGCGTCCAGGTGGCACCTGAGGCGCTATCGGCCGTGGCTGTCATGCAGAGAACCGATGGCACAGCGAACCCGATGGAACAGCGCGTCGACTGGTTCTTCGTCTGCGACGTCTGGGGTGGCGAACCACTGATCCGAGAACCAATCAAGTGCGCAGAACTGTCGTGGTTTCGCCTCGACGATCTACCGCTCAACCTGCCCGCTCACGAGCGGCTCGCACTGGACGCCTTGCGCGAGGGGCGCGGGTCAGCGGTCCTCACGTTCGGGTTCTGA
- a CDS encoding deoxyguanosinetriphosphate triphosphohydrolase family protein, whose product MDDDQRRRRLIPEPVDRFATGEEYPEYRVDLERIRFSPYFARLSAVTQVVSPSGVGQVVHNRLTHSIKVTAVARAIAMQLTTTDPEQNAIVERLGGCDPVVVQAAASAHDLGHPPFGHLGEQVLDRLARERLGLAEGFEGNAQSFRILSALDVCETVKEGLNLTAASRAAVLKYPWGRTIHRPDLDPADPTRMPRGSTASRWETAPPKFSAYTLDLDDMLDARSAFTAIAPWQQTVECSVMDVADDIAYSLHDLDDFYRAGVLQQAAVAVEFRTFLRDQHTLAALDADELWNRAPGHSLELLRRRIVSRDPWIASDEHFRASVQRVATELVEGLLAVPFDGSSRTERAIESFVSSWIGRLQRSVLVVEEPNVRSGHVSLLPEAWHDVTVLKFVHTRFVIDRPDFATYQRGQSRVLDVLVTELDSWLDDPRDGPRAPQKLLDFVELATDGYFRLRADNPDWLPADPESDSGRPQSDPRALGRLGRARGILDYVASLTDEQATALAARLRGDREAWAFGS is encoded by the coding sequence ATGGACGACGACCAGCGGCGACGGCGACTCATCCCCGAGCCGGTGGACCGGTTCGCGACCGGCGAGGAGTACCCCGAGTACCGCGTCGACCTCGAGCGCATCCGGTTCTCCCCCTACTTCGCGCGGTTGTCCGCCGTGACGCAGGTCGTCTCGCCCTCCGGCGTCGGTCAGGTCGTCCACAACCGCCTCACGCACTCGATCAAGGTGACCGCTGTCGCGCGCGCGATCGCCATGCAGCTCACCACGACCGATCCCGAGCAGAACGCCATCGTCGAGCGACTCGGCGGCTGCGACCCGGTCGTGGTGCAGGCCGCCGCCTCCGCCCACGACCTCGGCCACCCACCGTTCGGCCACCTCGGTGAGCAGGTCCTCGACCGCCTGGCACGTGAGCGGCTCGGCCTCGCGGAGGGCTTCGAGGGCAACGCGCAGTCGTTCCGCATCCTCTCCGCACTCGACGTGTGCGAGACGGTGAAGGAGGGCCTCAACCTCACGGCCGCTTCCCGCGCCGCAGTGCTCAAGTACCCCTGGGGCCGCACCATCCACCGCCCCGACCTCGACCCGGCAGACCCCACCCGCATGCCTCGCGGGTCAACCGCCAGCCGCTGGGAGACCGCGCCGCCGAAGTTCTCCGCGTACACCCTCGATCTCGACGACATGCTCGACGCCCGCAGCGCGTTCACCGCGATCGCGCCCTGGCAGCAGACCGTCGAGTGCTCCGTGATGGACGTCGCCGACGACATCGCCTACTCGCTGCACGACCTCGACGACTTCTACCGCGCCGGCGTCCTGCAGCAGGCGGCGGTCGCGGTCGAGTTCCGCACCTTCCTCCGCGACCAGCACACCCTCGCCGCGCTCGACGCCGACGAACTCTGGAACCGCGCACCCGGCCACTCGCTCGAGCTGTTGCGCCGGCGGATCGTCTCACGCGACCCGTGGATCGCCAGCGATGAGCACTTCCGGGCGTCGGTCCAGCGGGTCGCGACCGAGCTCGTCGAAGGACTTCTCGCCGTCCCCTTCGACGGCTCGAGCCGAACCGAACGCGCCATCGAGTCGTTCGTGTCGTCCTGGATCGGTCGGCTCCAGCGCTCCGTCCTCGTCGTCGAGGAGCCGAACGTGCGCTCCGGGCACGTGTCACTCCTGCCCGAGGCCTGGCACGACGTCACGGTGCTGAAGTTCGTCCACACCCGGTTCGTCATCGACCGGCCGGACTTCGCCACCTACCAGCGAGGCCAGTCCCGGGTGCTCGACGTGCTCGTCACCGAACTGGACAGCTGGCTCGACGACCCCCGCGACGGCCCGCGTGCGCCGCAGAAGCTCCTCGACTTCGTCGAACTCGCCACCGACGGCTACTTCCGACTCCGGGCGGACAACCCCGACTGGCTCCCGGCAGACCCCGAGTCCGACAGTGGCCGCCCGCAGAGCGACCCACGCGCCCTGGGGCGCCTCGGTCGGGCGCGTGGCATCCTCGACTACGTCGCCTCGCTGACCGACGAACAGGCGACGGCGCTCGCCGCCAGACTGCGCGGAGACCGCGAGGCATGGGCCTTCGGCAGCTGA
- a CDS encoding helix-turn-helix transcriptional regulator, which yields MSEETGPAERSEVAGRDVDEARDLFAGAYNAGSMIIEPTESAFTFRYTAIGDDELTLRATQFTGRVTGTVLTEGEYIVSWLTAGSGATDLAGAPMQLVHGQPAMFANNRLAEFDFTDYRQNLMHFDGTFLERVAGEVEGTSGPILFDTTARPTGEQLRRWAASVTSVARVIYDDTSPAVLRAEANRSAAIALLETFPHTALHAPVEIGLPDAGKTRAAIEFMIANAHLPIRTEDVAEAVGMSQRSLQSAFRREHDITAIDYLRRVRLDRVQEELQKADPGLATVAEVASRWGFAHLGRFSASYTNRFGEYPSTTLGS from the coding sequence ATGAGCGAAGAGACGGGACCCGCGGAGCGGTCCGAGGTCGCAGGCCGCGACGTCGATGAGGCTCGCGATCTGTTCGCCGGCGCGTACAACGCCGGCTCGATGATCATCGAACCCACCGAATCGGCGTTCACCTTCCGGTACACCGCGATCGGCGACGACGAGCTGACCCTGCGCGCCACCCAGTTCACCGGACGCGTCACCGGGACGGTGCTCACGGAAGGCGAATACATCGTCTCCTGGCTGACGGCGGGCAGTGGGGCCACCGATCTCGCCGGCGCGCCGATGCAGCTCGTGCACGGGCAGCCGGCGATGTTCGCGAACAACCGGCTCGCCGAGTTCGACTTCACGGACTACCGGCAGAACCTCATGCACTTCGACGGGACGTTCCTCGAGCGGGTGGCCGGCGAGGTGGAGGGTACGAGCGGCCCGATCCTCTTCGACACGACAGCCCGACCGACCGGTGAGCAGCTCCGCCGGTGGGCCGCTTCGGTGACCTCCGTCGCCAGGGTCATCTACGACGACACCAGTCCGGCCGTCCTCCGCGCCGAGGCGAACCGGTCGGCGGCGATCGCGCTCCTCGAGACGTTCCCGCACACGGCCCTGCACGCGCCGGTGGAGATCGGCCTGCCGGACGCCGGGAAGACCCGCGCGGCCATCGAGTTCATGATCGCCAACGCGCACCTCCCGATCCGCACGGAGGACGTTGCCGAAGCGGTCGGCATGAGCCAGCGCAGCCTCCAGAGCGCGTTCCGTCGGGAGCACGACATCACCGCGATCGACTACCTGCGACGGGTCAGGCTCGACCGGGTGCAAGAGGAACTGCAGAAGGCCGACCCCGGGCTGGCCACGGTCGCGGAGGTCGCCAGCCGGTGGGGGTTCGCGCACCTCGGGCGGTTCTCCGCCTCGTACACCAACCGCTTCGGCGAGTATCCGAGCACGACGCTCGGTTCCTAG
- a CDS encoding VOC family protein encodes MGVLGIGGLFFRSHDPSARAAWYREHLGIEAGAEGEDAVWMQEAGMTVFAPVAGTSESFAHDQPFMLNLRVSDLDALTAHLEGAGIAVERRTEWETEYGRFVRIHDPEGLPIELWEVPE; translated from the coding sequence ATGGGCGTTCTCGGCATCGGCGGGTTGTTCTTCCGCAGTCATGACCCGTCGGCGCGCGCGGCGTGGTACCGCGAGCATCTCGGCATCGAAGCCGGCGCAGAGGGCGAAGACGCCGTCTGGATGCAGGAGGCCGGCATGACCGTCTTCGCGCCTGTTGCGGGGACGAGCGAGTCGTTCGCTCACGACCAGCCCTTCATGCTCAACCTTCGCGTGAGCGACTTGGACGCCCTGACGGCGCATCTCGAGGGAGCCGGGATCGCCGTCGAGCGTCGAACTGAGTGGGAGACGGAATACGGCCGATTCGTCCGCATCCACGACCCCGAGGGACTCCCGATCGAACTCTGGGAAGTCCCCGAATAG
- a CDS encoding putative immunity protein has translation MSEETKPKWANPEPAIHHAIALWAASCAERALPIFEQQRPGDDRPRAAIAALRAWERGELPMTACRTAAFAAHAAARDATEAGAAAAVAAARAAGQACAVAHMFDHAPHAATYAANAVGLNGDGKTAEEAERAWQWEELAPKLRPIGFPKGR, from the coding sequence GTGAGCGAAGAGACGAAACCGAAGTGGGCGAACCCTGAGCCGGCGATCCATCACGCGATCGCACTGTGGGCGGCGAGCTGCGCAGAACGCGCTTTGCCGATCTTCGAGCAACAGCGCCCCGGTGACGATCGACCACGCGCAGCGATCGCGGCACTCCGAGCTTGGGAACGCGGTGAACTTCCGATGACGGCGTGCCGCACCGCTGCGTTCGCAGCACATGCGGCCGCACGCGACGCGACCGAAGCAGGAGCGGCCGCCGCCGTCGCCGCTGCTCGTGCAGCCGGTCAGGCGTGCGCGGTAGCCCACATGTTCGACCACGCTCCGCACGCTGCGACCTACGCCGCGAATGCCGTGGGCCTCAACGGAGACGGTAAGACCGCCGAAGAAGCTGAGCGCGCCTGGCAGTGGGAGGAACTGGCACCCAAGCTGCGCCCGATCGGCTTCCCCAAGGGTCGGTGA
- a CDS encoding uracil-DNA glycosylase family protein: MHPIDRLRAEVAAHESNAWAHELGWKPLFVASPEARVLIISQAPGRLAQESGIPWNDPSGVLLRSWMGVTPEEFYDPANVAIIPMDFYFPGKGASGDLPPRRDFAPRWHPRLLEQLTEVRLTILIGAYAQRAYLGPRAGRTLTENVRAAETHLPLFPIVHPSPLARGWRSKNPWFQEETVPLLAARVRAALTT; encoded by the coding sequence ATGCATCCGATCGATCGACTCCGAGCCGAGGTCGCCGCGCACGAGTCGAACGCTTGGGCCCACGAGCTCGGCTGGAAACCGCTCTTCGTCGCCTCTCCGGAGGCCCGCGTGCTCATCATCAGTCAGGCGCCTGGTCGTCTGGCGCAGGAGTCGGGCATCCCGTGGAACGACCCGAGCGGCGTCCTCCTCCGCTCCTGGATGGGTGTGACGCCCGAGGAGTTCTACGACCCGGCGAACGTCGCGATCATCCCGATGGACTTCTACTTCCCGGGCAAGGGGGCGAGCGGCGACCTGCCGCCGCGCCGCGACTTCGCGCCGCGCTGGCATCCACGCCTGCTCGAGCAGCTGACCGAGGTGCGCCTGACGATCCTCATCGGCGCCTACGCCCAGCGCGCCTACCTCGGACCGCGGGCCGGTCGCACCCTGACGGAGAACGTCCGTGCCGCGGAGACCCACCTCCCGCTCTTCCCGATCGTGCACCCGTCGCCGCTCGCGCGCGGCTGGCGCAGCAAGAACCCCTGGTTCCAGGAGGAGACGGTTCCCCTGCTGGCCGCGCGGGTGCGGGCGGCGCTCACGACGTGA
- a CDS encoding cell wall metabolism sensor histidine kinase WalK: protein MPLLEPEASRHGRLRVFARAQLPFAIAFAIVAILVAVVLPERFFTLAVLGGTAIAVVSTVLAAVLPWERWPTSAMAAIAVLDLLAVACVRMELISVAPGASLLCIFPVLWLAFGFTPRMIILAVVGTLFISSAPYLLRARTPTSAVDWLNVALLPLLTIGIAVAVNIGARQLRRGQRAIREQAAELEVSLARALDAEALAESILETVDAGVAFYTADGTLRLANAHAVDMVSAVGFRLDTPPYAGPHVLQADRRTPIPFDEQIIPRALRGELLSNHLEWVGEAGRQRAILASSTRVVRNGDTHLGTVIVAHDVTELANAINVREAFLTTVSHELRTPLTSIHGYLELIMDDAEVDAPGLLPALRVVQRNAVALEQRVQELLAASDSTVQIEPSRIDLTDVAARAIETATAGVSGPVVRLHADAAAVVSADPEQVHRAITELVANAVKFTPADGTVDVVVEPGAGHVEVTVSDTGVGMSTDELRQAFDKFYRADYARDQAVQGVGLGLPAARAIADAHGGSVTLRSSPAGAGVPGSTVATLTLPTEPVLTPSR from the coding sequence TCGTCCTGCCGGAGCGGTTCTTCACCCTCGCCGTGCTCGGGGGCACGGCGATCGCGGTGGTCAGCACCGTCCTCGCCGCGGTCCTCCCGTGGGAGCGCTGGCCGACGTCCGCCATGGCCGCGATCGCCGTCCTCGACCTGCTGGCCGTCGCCTGCGTCCGCATGGAGCTCATCAGCGTGGCCCCGGGGGCGAGCCTGCTCTGCATCTTCCCCGTCCTCTGGCTGGCGTTCGGCTTCACCCCGCGGATGATCATCCTGGCTGTCGTGGGGACCCTGTTCATCAGCAGTGCCCCCTACCTGCTCCGTGCGCGCACGCCGACCAGCGCCGTGGACTGGCTGAACGTGGCCCTGCTGCCGTTGCTCACGATCGGCATCGCCGTTGCGGTCAACATCGGCGCCCGCCAACTGCGACGGGGCCAGCGGGCGATCCGCGAGCAGGCGGCGGAGCTCGAAGTCTCGCTCGCGAGGGCCCTCGATGCTGAGGCGCTCGCCGAGTCGATCCTCGAGACGGTCGACGCCGGCGTCGCCTTCTACACCGCCGACGGCACCCTGCGTCTGGCCAACGCGCACGCCGTCGACATGGTCAGCGCCGTCGGGTTCCGGCTGGACACCCCGCCGTACGCCGGTCCGCACGTCCTCCAGGCCGACCGGCGGACGCCCATCCCGTTCGACGAGCAGATCATCCCGAGAGCGCTCCGCGGTGAGCTGCTGTCGAACCACCTCGAATGGGTGGGGGAGGCCGGCCGCCAGCGGGCGATCCTGGCGAGTTCCACCCGGGTGGTCCGGAACGGCGACACGCACCTGGGGACGGTCATCGTGGCGCACGACGTCACCGAACTCGCGAACGCGATCAACGTCCGTGAGGCGTTCCTCACGACGGTGTCGCACGAGCTGCGGACACCGCTCACCTCCATCCACGGTTACCTCGAACTGATCATGGACGACGCCGAGGTCGACGCCCCCGGTCTCCTTCCGGCCCTGCGGGTGGTCCAGCGCAACGCGGTCGCGCTCGAGCAGCGCGTGCAGGAGCTGCTGGCCGCATCGGACTCCACGGTCCAGATCGAGCCGAGCCGTATCGACCTCACTGACGTCGCCGCGCGTGCGATCGAGACGGCGACCGCGGGAGTCTCCGGTCCGGTCGTCCGACTGCACGCCGATGCGGCGGCGGTCGTCTCTGCGGACCCCGAGCAGGTCCACCGTGCGATCACCGAGCTCGTCGCCAACGCCGTGAAGTTCACGCCGGCCGATGGGACGGTCGACGTGGTCGTCGAGCCGGGTGCCGGGCACGTCGAGGTGACCGTCAGCGACACGGGCGTCGGGATGAGCACCGACGAACTCCGTCAGGCCTTCGACAAGTTCTACCGGGCCGACTACGCCCGGGACCAGGCGGTGCAGGGCGTAGGGCTCGGCCTGCCGGCGGCGCGAGCGATCGCCGACGCGCACGGCGGTTCCGTTACCCTGCGGAGTTCTCCCGCTGGTGCCGGCGTTCCCGGCTCGACCGTGGCGACCCTGACGCTCCCGACGGAGCCCGTGCTCACGCCGTCACGGTGA